From the genome of Vanessa cardui chromosome 17, ilVanCard2.1, whole genome shotgun sequence:
aaactccatgtaacgtcactcgatttaacggcaaactctctaaagcgtcgaaatcaattggttttagttggtttagcttgtattccatacaatgatacactctacatagcatcacacccactctcaataacgacaaaaattgagaaataaaaattaatttttttccttttaagttgctaaaattagaaaaaactgcgcatctgtgtacgttcttttgtcgctttattattctagccctcaataaactcgaatgtcggcaccacgcattaggaactttctaagaaattcgttaatttgtttacaaattgggtttgcttgcacgtgtagactgtgaccatgcctaataagtatgagtcatggattacaacgttatcatatgtattctacgattgatgaggtggaaacagaacttgagtttgatagcgacgacgaccttccattaactgaatggattcagcaggtcaacatggcaggaaatacggtaaattttcaaacctacatcgaagtagacaactgcctgcttacaacggcttcactcacagacatagaaattttggattcagtgagaaaaaactgaggttcaagaataaagagatgaagaagatgagacggatgagcttgagcctccgccaagcgttaaagaagttctgaaagcagctaaattacttcctttatataagatataaataaaaaaattaaaaatatacaacaaaattggtcgtgcagcaaaaggcgtcagacaaaaatatcagagtatacgcaatagcgttcaaataagatatatatattttttgtacataactactaacaatagactaaaataaacttttttttcgaattctgatttttcttctcttcatttaacgaccactctttataacgccataaaatgcacagtcccttcagtgtcgttatatagagtttacactgtactTTTATTGTCCATTATGTACATGTTAGTTTAGTTATTTcaccataaattttaaatgccTGAAGATTTGTGTGTATAGGGATTTGGTACAATCCTTACATCATCTCAAGGAGTACTGATTAGtagctataaaataattgattgtttCATTTAGCACTTGTAATATTCAATGTTCAATTCATTTACTTcttaattttagtattgaatgagattttttttaatattgaagttTTAATGTTTACAGCATCACAATCACATAATGAGGGACAAAATGAAGAAATGTTTGACAATAACATGAGACAAGGAAACTCAAACAATGCTGCATCATCAATATTCCGAAGTGCTGTTCAAAATAATTCAGTTTTCAATACTGTGCCTAATTATGAACAAAATTCCACATCAAGAGGATCCGTTTTTAATAGATTGGGGCCACCACAAAATCCATCATCagtttttcaaaataatcaagCTAAATCAATATTTGCTCAAGCCAATCAGAGCACCTTTGGACAACCAGTCCCAGCTCGAAATGTTTTTCAAACACATAATCAAGAGGCAGCTAAATCAATATTCGCTCAAGCGTCACAAAACATATTTGGCCCCGCACAAACTGGGAACACTTTTAATCAGACTACAGATACCGCAGCTAGTGTATTTGCCCGTGCAGCCCAAAGTTTACATAACACTCCCTTCGACCAACAAATGAGTTCTCCTTTCAACAATACtgcacaaaatatttttcaaatatctgAGAAACCAGCAACAAATGTGTTTGGTGTGGTTGGGAATACATATGATCAAAGCAACAATGACGAAGGAATTTATAGCAACTTGGAAGATTTATCAAGAAGTGACCTTGAAGCTTTTGAAAGCTTAGAGTTTAGTTTAGGTTCCATACCAGAGCTACCTCCTCCTAAGA
Proteins encoded in this window:
- the LOC124536831 gene encoding nucleoporin NUP42-like isoform X1; amino-acid sequence: MVVCKFFQQGYCRYGQSCRFEHIYGSKYSYRASQSHNEGQNEEMFDNNMRQGNSNNAASSIFRSAVQNNSVFNTVPNYEQNSTSRGSVFNRLGPPQNPSSVFQNNQAKSIFAQANQSTFGQPVPARNVFQTHNQEAAKSIFAQASQNIFGPAQTGNTFNQTTDTAASVFARAAQSLHNTPFDQQMSSPFNNTAQNIFQISEKPATNVFGVVGNTYDQSNNDEGIYSNLEDLSRSDLEAFESLEFSLGSIPELPPPKSLCI
- the LOC124536831 gene encoding nucleoporin NUP42-like isoform X2, whose product is MFDNNMRQGNSNNAASSIFRSAVQNNSVFNTVPNYEQNSTSRGSVFNRLGPPQNPSSVFQNNQAKSIFAQANQSTFGQPVPARNVFQTHNQEAAKSIFAQASQNIFGPAQTGNTFNQTTDTAASVFARAAQSLHNTPFDQQMSSPFNNTAQNIFQISEKPATNVFGVVGNTYDQSNNDEGIYSNLEDLSRSDLEAFESLEFSLGSIPELPPPKSLCI